In [Phormidium] sp. ETS-05, the genomic window ACCTTCACCAACGCTGACACCCCCCAGCCAGACAAGGAATTTCACTTTCAAGCCGACCCGGACGCGGTAGAAACCCTCACCTATGGCGGCGTGGATATCGTCACTTTGGCGAATAACCACGCGATGGACTACCAGGAAAAAGGGCTCAAAGACACGATATCCACTCTGAAAAAAGCTGGTATCCACTACATCGGCGCGGGAATGGATGAAACAGAAGCCAGAAAACCGCAAATTATCGATGTCAAAGGCCAGCGTATCGCTTACTTTGGCTATTTTACCGGGTCCGACTTCACCGCCAGTGCCACCAGCCCTGGGGTTAATCATGGTGTGGAAGAGCGCATCGCTGCTGATATTAAAGCGGTGCGGGGTCAGGTAGATTGGATTATTGTAAATTTCCACTGGGGCGCCGAACTGGCCAATTATCCCGAAGCATGGCAAATTAATCTGGCGCACCATACTATAGATGCGGGGGCGGATGTGATTATCGGTCATCATCCCCATGTCCTCCAAGGTACGGAGCTGTATAAAGGACGCCCGATCGCCTACTCCCTGGGTAACTTCATCTTCGGTGGTAACGCCCGCAGCGATTACGATACCGCCGTCCTGAAAGTTTCCGTCCGGGAAAAACAGATGAAAGTCGAGGTTTTGCCCGTGGAAGTGAGCAAGTACCAGCCCAGAATCGCTCAAGGAGACCGGGGCAAACTGATTTTAGAAAATATCGACCTGCTCTCGGGGATATTCAACACCCCCATGAAAGCATCCACCATTATTGATGCCAAAACCGCCGAAGAGATTACGGATCCGGATTTGTCGGTTTTCGCCGAGGCCAAAGTTGCTAATGCAGCGGTTGCCAATACAGTGGCTGTAAATCGAGAAACGGCTCGTGAACCCGCCGCCTCGGGGACTTTTGACGCCACACCGTTTACTACCCCTACTCCGATTTTGGACTCCCCCACTACCACAACAGTGGAGGTGAAACCACCCCAAGAGAAGGGTTTGGCTATGGAGCCTGATTTTACCGCCGGGACGATTACGGCGGCGGTAGCGGCGATCGGAGCTGTGGTCGTCACCCGACAGCGCAAAGGTTCTAAACTGCCACAATTTTCCTAAACCTCAACCCCAAACCCACTTATGGACTGGAAAACTTACACCATTTCCGACCCCGGAGGCGCTGCAGAAATTGAGGTGGTGCCCGATCGGGGTGGCATTATCACCCGCTGGCGCATCGGCGGCGAAGATATTCTCTATCTCGATGAAGAACGTTTCACCAACCCAGAGCTATCAGTACGCGGCGGCGTCCCCATCCTCTTTCCCATCTGTGGCAACCTGCCAGATAACTCCTACACTTATCACCAGCAAACCTACACCCTGAAGCAGCATGGCTTTGCTCGGGACTTGCCTTGGGAAGTAGCCGCTACCACTCCAGGGGGTAGCATTACCCTGGTTTTAACCAGCAATGACCACACCCGGTCCGTTTACCCCTTTGATTTCCGCATCGTCTATACATATCAGGTGCAAGGGGACACCTTGACCATTCGCCAGGAATACACCAATCTGGGGGCTGAACCCATGCCATTTTCGGCTGGTCTGCACCCCTACTTTACCGTCAAAGACAAATCTAGCCTCCAGTTTGAGATTCCCTCAAAGGCATATCTCAACCAGAGAACCGGGGAAATGCAGCCTTTCAGCGGCAATTTTGACTTTGACTCAGACGAAATTGATGTGGCGTTTGGGAATTTGACTGGCACAAGTGCGATCGTCACCGACTCTTCCCGCCGCCTCCAGGTCCTCATGGAGTCCGACCCCAGCCACTGCTACCTAGTATTTTGGACCGTTAAAGGCAAAGATTTCTACTGCATCGAGCCCTGGACCGCCAAGCGCAACGCCATCAACACCGGCGAAAATCTGCTCAATCTCGCTCCTGGAGCCACTCAGGAAATCACTGCCCGGTTCCGCGCCAAATTTTTTTAAAAAAATTTAGCCAAACCCCTTGCGCATTTTAAAAGGGTATGCTAGGTTAATAAAGGTGTCCCAAAAGACACCGCAACGGGTCGCTAACTCAACGGTAGAGTACTCGGCTTTTAACCGATTAGTTCCGGGTTCGAATCCCGGGCGACCCATATAAGTTGGTCATTAGTCCCTTGTGATTTGTCATTGGTACTGTTCATTTCTATGAATGAAGAGCTGAAAGCATGATGGATGGGGAATTTGCCTTTGTTCATACAAAGGACAAATAACAAATGACAAATGACAATCCCCCGCCCCCTTTGAAAGCGGGGAGTCAGAGGAATGCCTGATTTGTTGTCCGGGGGGAGGACAAAGGACTCTTGGACCAGGGACAAATGACAAATGACAAATGACAAAGAAAAATTTTCCCATCCAAATCGGGAAAACTGGAAAAATATCTTAAGATTGCGGTATAAAGTGTTAAAATCCCATAAAGCCCACTCGCTCACCAAGGACTGAATAGGAGGCACAATTTATGGCGCTTGTACCCTTGCGGTTGCTTCTGGATCACGCTGCTGAGAATGGTTACGGCCTTCCGGCATACAACGTCAACAACATGGAGCAAATCATCTCCATTATGAAGGCTGCCCATGAAACCGACAGCCCAGTAATCCTGCAAGCATCCCGTGGCGCTCGCTCCTACGCTGGCGAAAACTTCCTCCGCCACCTGGTGCTGGCGGCTGTGGAAACCTATCCCCACATCCCCGTTGCTATGCACCAAGACCACGGCAACTCTCCCTCCACCTGCTACTCTGCCATTCGCAACGGTTTTACCAGCGTGATGATGGATGGCTCCTTGGAAGCTGATGCCAAGACTCCAGCCAGCTTTGAGTACAACGTCAGTGTCACCAAGGAAGTGGTGCAAGTTGCCCACTCGATCGGCGTCAGCGTCGAAGGTGAACTGGGTTGCCTCGGCTCCCTGGAAACCGGAATGGGTGACAAGGAAGATGGACACGGTGCAGAAGGTGTCCTGACTCGCGACCAACTGCTGACTGACCCAGACCAAGCGGTGCAGTTTGTGGAAGAAACCCAAGTGGATGCTCTGGCAGTGGCGATCGGCACCAGCCACGGCGCTTACAAATTCAGCCGTAAGCCCACCGGCGAAATCCTCGCCATCAGCCGGATTGAAGAAATCCACAGCCGCCTGCCCAACACCCACCTGGTGATGCACGGATCTTCCTCCGTACCCCAAGACTTAATCGAACTGATTAACCAGTACGGCGGTACGATCCCCGAAACCTACGGCGTGCCGATCGAAGAAATTCAAAAAGGCATCAAGAGCGGCGTTCGCAAAGTCAACATCGACACCGACAACCGTCTCGCCATCACCGCCGCTTTCCGGGAAGCCGCAGCCAAAGACCCCTCCAACTTTGACCCCCGGCACTTCCTCAAGCCCTCCATCAAGTACATGCAGAAGGTGTGCGCCGAGCGCTATCAAGCCTTCTGGGCAGCCGGTCAAGCCAGCAAAGTCAAGCAAGTGACCCTGGATGAATACGCCGCCAAGTACGCCAAGGGCGAACTGACTCAAGTAGCCAAGAAAGTCGTAGCTGTCTAATA contains:
- a CDS encoding CapA family protein codes for the protein MTSFSSFGQPSMLTLAQSGNFRAIAYLINRYLAPNGIYVRTAPLQGGCLQVRVELPSLPENQELLGQMRESLTRFICHHIWQLNSEAIDGVRIIGLWTGAGAPNVLWRKSIRIVTPANQQRKIRIGVMVAQAADLLRNYKTLRVLLLSGSAIIAFILGFSVFYAAELNKQYSRAKPAPRTAKVPAIATPERPKTVQTALETVSVIQHKDVVNPADPTVTMMFGGDVTLGYAYEDLIGTDRVWGFDAMPEYREADLAMVNLEGTFTNADTPQPDKEFHFQADPDAVETLTYGGVDIVTLANNHAMDYQEKGLKDTISTLKKAGIHYIGAGMDETEARKPQIIDVKGQRIAYFGYFTGSDFTASATSPGVNHGVEERIAADIKAVRGQVDWIIVNFHWGAELANYPEAWQINLAHHTIDAGADVIIGHHPHVLQGTELYKGRPIAYSLGNFIFGGNARSDYDTAVLKVSVREKQMKVEVLPVEVSKYQPRIAQGDRGKLILENIDLLSGIFNTPMKASTIIDAKTAEEITDPDLSVFAEAKVANAAVANTVAVNRETAREPAASGTFDATPFTTPTPILDSPTTTTVEVKPPQEKGLAMEPDFTAGTITAAVAAIGAVVVTRQRKGSKLPQFS
- a CDS encoding aldose epimerase, encoding MDWKTYTISDPGGAAEIEVVPDRGGIITRWRIGGEDILYLDEERFTNPELSVRGGVPILFPICGNLPDNSYTYHQQTYTLKQHGFARDLPWEVAATTPGGSITLVLTSNDHTRSVYPFDFRIVYTYQVQGDTLTIRQEYTNLGAEPMPFSAGLHPYFTVKDKSSLQFEIPSKAYLNQRTGEMQPFSGNFDFDSDEIDVAFGNLTGTSAIVTDSSRRLQVLMESDPSHCYLVFWTVKGKDFYCIEPWTAKRNAINTGENLLNLAPGATQEITARFRAKFF
- the fba gene encoding class II fructose-bisphosphate aldolase (catalyzes the reversible aldol condensation of dihydroxyacetonephosphate and glyceraldehyde 3-phosphate in the Calvin cycle, glycolysis, and/or gluconeogenesis), whose translation is MALVPLRLLLDHAAENGYGLPAYNVNNMEQIISIMKAAHETDSPVILQASRGARSYAGENFLRHLVLAAVETYPHIPVAMHQDHGNSPSTCYSAIRNGFTSVMMDGSLEADAKTPASFEYNVSVTKEVVQVAHSIGVSVEGELGCLGSLETGMGDKEDGHGAEGVLTRDQLLTDPDQAVQFVEETQVDALAVAIGTSHGAYKFSRKPTGEILAISRIEEIHSRLPNTHLVMHGSSSVPQDLIELINQYGGTIPETYGVPIEEIQKGIKSGVRKVNIDTDNRLAITAAFREAAAKDPSNFDPRHFLKPSIKYMQKVCAERYQAFWAAGQASKVKQVTLDEYAAKYAKGELTQVAKKVVAV